A window from Enterocloster bolteae encodes these proteins:
- a CDS encoding cadherin-like beta sandwich domain-containing protein → MIRRMRHAAAVLAMACMMTVMMPAQMITAFAANARIAFSDPSATVGGKIKVNMKITSSDNLANADVMLSYDSNILEFVDGTNADGGAGAVRVHGDAGTPNTGTLVFTLNFNAIAAGTSKIEVTSQEIYDSNSQIVTVNQQGNSTVTVSALQSASKDATLKSLQISPGSLTPAFSPDVDTYAVTVGTDVDKVIVSADCTDENATKVVSGNEGLQMGENRVTCRVTAQDGETIKEYVIVVTKAEGGASAADADASSQVRMRIAERVITILPPDPEVKVPEGFKESTINIDGHKVQGWVWGSEAEHQYCVVYGMNEAGEKGFYRYDMKDDERTIQRYFEDPAISGSVTKEVYDELALTYDKIYDDYSLLKILLIVTIVIAIILLVILLVVVFTRGSGKKGGSRDELGDKKDGPRGSRGRNSRKEKAEEPELLENSEDYQEYAGEDEYQDSDEYDESREYEDDSVYDDDEDYRDLPEEDYPVGEEDGDIYDEEEDVYEQEEEPQVETPVKKPVKPARPVQAPAHAPARTPAHAPVQNPERTPAQAPASRQKPPVTQEQLSARREAEQVPAKPDGQDDDFEIFDL, encoded by the coding sequence ATGATTAGACGTATGAGACATGCGGCTGCAGTTCTGGCAATGGCGTGTATGATGACAGTCATGATGCCGGCTCAGATGATAACAGCCTTTGCAGCAAATGCAAGAATCGCCTTTTCCGATCCATCGGCAACTGTGGGCGGCAAGATCAAGGTGAATATGAAGATAACCAGCAGCGATAACCTGGCCAACGCGGATGTGATGCTGTCCTATGATTCCAACATATTGGAATTTGTGGACGGTACCAATGCGGACGGAGGGGCAGGAGCTGTCCGGGTCCATGGGGATGCGGGCACGCCCAATACGGGTACCCTTGTATTTACCCTTAATTTCAATGCCATAGCAGCCGGGACCAGCAAGATTGAGGTCACCAGCCAGGAGATTTATGATTCCAACTCACAGATTGTGACGGTTAACCAGCAGGGAAATTCCACTGTAACGGTCAGCGCCCTCCAGTCAGCTTCCAAGGATGCGACCCTTAAATCCCTCCAGATTTCACCAGGAAGCCTGACGCCGGCCTTTTCACCGGATGTGGACACCTATGCGGTGACGGTTGGTACAGATGTGGATAAGGTGATTGTCAGCGCGGATTGCACGGATGAGAATGCCACCAAGGTGGTCAGCGGAAACGAAGGCCTCCAGATGGGCGAAAACCGTGTGACATGCCGTGTGACAGCCCAGGATGGCGAGACCATCAAGGAATATGTTATCGTGGTGACCAAGGCAGAGGGCGGCGCCAGTGCGGCGGATGCCGATGCTTCTTCCCAGGTAAGGATGCGGATTGCCGAGCGCGTTATCACCATTCTTCCGCCTGATCCTGAGGTCAAAGTTCCGGAGGGATTCAAGGAGAGCACCATTAATATCGACGGCCACAAGGTACAGGGCTGGGTATGGGGCTCTGAGGCAGAGCATCAGTACTGTGTTGTGTACGGTATGAATGAGGCCGGAGAAAAGGGCTTCTACCGGTATGACATGAAGGACGATGAGAGGACCATCCAGCGTTACTTTGAGGATCCGGCCATCAGCGGTTCCGTGACAAAGGAAGTGTACGATGAGCTGGCCCTTACATACGACAAGATTTACGATGATTACAGTCTCCTTAAGATACTGCTGATTGTGACCATTGTCATTGCAATCATTCTGCTGGTCATCCTTCTGGTGGTGGTATTTACCAGGGGATCCGGGAAAAAGGGCGGCAGCCGGGATGAACTGGGTGACAAGAAGGACGGTCCGCGGGGCAGCCGGGGCAGAAACAGCAGGAAGGAAAAGGCAGAGGAGCCTGAGCTTTTGGAGAATTCAGAGGATTATCAGGAATATGCCGGTGAGGATGAATACCAGGACTCTGATGAATACGATGAATCCCGGGAGTATGAGGATGATTCTGTCTACGATGACGATGAGGACTACAGAGACCTTCCGGAGGAGGATTATCCGGTGGGCGAAGAGGACGGGGACATCTATGATGAGGAAGAAGATGTCTATGAGCAGGAGGAAGAGCCTCAGGTGGAGACTCCGGTAAAGAAGCCGGTGAAGCCTGCAAGGCCGGTCCAGGCCCCGGCTCATGCGCCGGCCCGGACACCAGCTCATGCGCCGGTTCAGAATCCGGAGCGTACACCGGCCCAGGCCCCGGCATCCAGGCAGAAGCCTCCTGTGACGCAGGAACAGCTGTCTGCCAGAAGAGAAGCAGAGCAGGTGCCTGCAAAACCGGACGGACAGGATGATGATTTTGAGATTTTTGATTTGTAA
- the asrA gene encoding anaerobic sulfite reductase subunit AsrA, with amino-acid sequence MGYRMDLKDADRMFAKLQEEYEIWAPKRFVGKGRYSDTDLIKYARVDRAEEIEYREKSDFPAKEVLSPITQSLFYFTEDEFIESKAGSKKLLIFMRPCDIHAQHHQEKIYLTNGGYEDIYYKRMNEKVKIVMMECGEGWDTCFCASMGTNKTDDYSMAVRFGEDGLEFQVKDHAFASYFEGMEECPFEPQFVEKNELTLTVPEIPDKEVLTKLKEHPMWRQFDGRCISCGACTVACSTCTCFTTTDIIYNENRNVGERKRTSASCQVKDFTDMAGGMSFRNRAGDRMRYKVLHKFHDYKARFKDYHMCVGCGRCMDRCPEYISIVATVNKMADAIEEIKAGKQA; translated from the coding sequence ATGGGATACAGAATGGATTTGAAGGATGCCGACAGGATGTTTGCAAAGCTTCAGGAAGAGTATGAGATATGGGCGCCAAAACGTTTTGTGGGTAAGGGCAGGTATTCCGACACAGACCTGATTAAGTACGCCAGGGTGGACCGGGCGGAGGAAATCGAGTACAGGGAAAAATCGGATTTTCCGGCCAAGGAGGTATTAAGTCCCATTACCCAGTCTCTGTTCTATTTCACAGAGGATGAATTCATTGAAAGCAAGGCCGGTTCCAAGAAGCTGCTTATATTCATGCGGCCCTGCGATATCCACGCACAGCATCACCAGGAAAAGATCTACCTGACCAACGGCGGCTATGAGGATATATATTATAAACGCATGAACGAGAAGGTAAAGATCGTGATGATGGAGTGCGGCGAGGGCTGGGATACCTGTTTCTGTGCCAGCATGGGAACCAACAAAACCGATGATTATTCCATGGCAGTCCGTTTCGGGGAAGACGGGCTGGAGTTCCAGGTAAAGGACCATGCATTTGCCTCCTATTTCGAGGGCATGGAGGAATGTCCCTTTGAACCGCAGTTTGTGGAAAAAAATGAGCTGACCCTTACCGTGCCGGAGATTCCGGATAAGGAGGTTCTGACAAAGCTTAAAGAACATCCCATGTGGAGGCAGTTTGACGGCCGGTGCATCTCCTGCGGCGCCTGTACCGTGGCGTGCAGCACCTGTACCTGTTTTACCACAACGGATATCATATACAATGAGAACCGCAATGTAGGAGAGCGCAAGAGGACTTCCGCCTCCTGCCAGGTAAAGGACTTCACCGACATGGCAGGCGGCATGAGCTTCAGAAACAGGGCCGGGGACAGGATGCGCTACAAGGTGCTCCACAAATTCCACGATTACAAAGCCAGGTTTAAGGACTACCATATGTGTGTGGGCTGCGGACGTTGCATGGACCGGTGTCCTGAGTACATATCCATTGTGGCTACAGTGAACAAGATGGCAGACGCTATCGAGGAAATAAAAGCCGGTAAGCAGGCATAG
- the asrB gene encoding anaerobic sulfite reductase subunit AsrB translates to MNNIVKPVACKIREVRRESLHEYTFRVETDIRPSHGQFLQLSIPKVGEAPISVSSFGDGWMDFTIRSVGKVTDEIFEKQPGDILFLRGAYGKGWPVEQFQGKHMVVITGGTGLAPVKSMLNMFWEQEDFVKSVHLISGFKNEDGIIFKHDLDRWKEKFTTIYALDTDRKDGWETGFVTEFVSRIPFKDFGEDYSVVVVGPPPMMKFTGLEVLKQGVPEEKIWMSFERKMSCAVGKCGHCRIDEVYVCLDGPVFNYTQAKYLVD, encoded by the coding sequence ATGAATAATATAGTGAAGCCAGTGGCATGTAAGATACGCGAGGTAAGGCGGGAGAGCCTTCATGAATATACATTCAGGGTGGAGACAGACATCCGTCCGTCCCACGGACAGTTCCTGCAGCTTTCCATTCCAAAGGTAGGGGAAGCGCCCATATCCGTCAGCTCCTTCGGGGATGGCTGGATGGATTTCACCATCCGTTCCGTGGGAAAGGTGACGGACGAGATATTTGAGAAGCAGCCGGGTGACATTCTTTTCTTAAGGGGAGCCTACGGCAAGGGATGGCCGGTGGAGCAGTTTCAGGGCAAACACATGGTGGTCATTACCGGAGGCACCGGGCTTGCGCCGGTGAAGAGCATGCTGAACATGTTCTGGGAGCAGGAGGATTTTGTGAAGAGCGTGCACCTGATCAGCGGATTTAAGAATGAGGACGGAATCATTTTCAAACATGACCTGGACCGCTGGAAGGAGAAGTTTACCACCATCTATGCCCTGGATACAGACCGCAAGGATGGCTGGGAGACGGGTTTTGTCACAGAGTTCGTGTCACGGATACCTTTTAAGGATTTTGGAGAAGACTACAGCGTCGTGGTGGTTGGACCGCCGCCTATGATGAAGTTTACCGGCCTGGAAGTGCTTAAGCAGGGGGTGCCGGAAGAAAAGATATGGATGTCCTTTGAGCGCAAGATGTCATGTGCCGTGGGAAAATGCGGACACTGCCGCATTGATGAGGTGTATGTCTGTCTGGACGGGCCTGTGTTCAATTATACCCAGGCCAAGTATCTGGTTGATTAA
- the asrC gene encoding sulfite reductase subunit C encodes MNHDIDIKKVRINCFRQSKVAGEFMLQMRVPGAMIEAKHLKLVQDLCERFGNGTFHLGTRQTFDIPGVKYENIEEVNKYIKSYIHDVDVEMCGVDMDVTDYGYPTIGARNIMSCIGNAHCIKGNANTYELARKIERLIFPSHYHIKVAVAGCPNDCVKANFNDFGIMGINKQVYDIDRCIGCGSCVDACKHHATGVLSLNQNGKIDKDACCCVGCGECSLICPTGAWTRGDKKLYRVTLGGRTGKQNPRAGKLFLNWVTEDVILGMFANWQKFSAWALDYKPEYLHGGHLIDRVGYKEFVKHIFEGVEFNPEAKMADDIFWAENEQRGNMHVMPLSEHKHAGPQEPAKKKA; translated from the coding sequence ATGAATCATGATATTGATATAAAAAAGGTAAGAATCAACTGTTTCAGACAGTCCAAGGTGGCAGGGGAATTCATGCTGCAGATGCGTGTGCCGGGAGCTATGATTGAGGCAAAACACTTAAAGCTGGTGCAGGACCTCTGCGAGCGCTTCGGAAACGGCACCTTCCATCTGGGCACCAGGCAGACCTTTGACATACCCGGTGTAAAGTATGAGAACATAGAGGAAGTAAATAAGTACATCAAGTCATATATCCATGATGTGGATGTGGAGATGTGCGGCGTGGACATGGATGTGACGGATTACGGCTACCCTACCATCGGCGCCAGGAATATCATGTCCTGTATCGGAAACGCCCACTGCATCAAGGGCAATGCCAATACATACGAGCTGGCCAGAAAGATTGAGCGCCTGATATTCCCATCCCATTACCATATTAAAGTGGCTGTGGCCGGATGTCCCAATGACTGCGTTAAGGCCAATTTCAACGACTTCGGCATCATGGGCATCAACAAGCAGGTTTATGACATTGACCGCTGTATTGGCTGCGGTTCCTGCGTGGACGCCTGCAAGCACCATGCAACAGGCGTGCTGAGCCTGAACCAGAACGGCAAGATTGACAAGGACGCCTGCTGCTGCGTCGGCTGCGGCGAGTGTTCCCTGATTTGTCCCACCGGAGCATGGACCAGGGGCGATAAGAAGCTGTACCGCGTAACCCTGGGAGGGCGTACGGGCAAGCAGAATCCAAGGGCAGGCAAGCTGTTCCTTAACTGGGTTACGGAGGATGTGATTCTGGGTATGTTTGCCAACTGGCAGAAATTTTCCGCCTGGGCCCTGGATTACAAGCCGGAGTATCTCCACGGCGGCCACCTTATTGACCGTGTGGGATATAAGGAATTCGTAAAACATATCTTTGAAGGGGTGGAGTTCAATCCTGAGGCAAAGATGGCGGATGATATATTCTGGGCCGAGAATGAGCAGCGGGGGAACATGCATGTGATGCCGCTGTCTGAGCATAAGCACGCAGGCCCCCAGGAACCGGCGAAAAAGAAGGCATAG
- a CDS encoding FprA family A-type flavoprotein → MYCVKRINDDLFWVGGTDRRLALFENAYPIPRGVSYNAYLLLDEKTVLFDTVDRAITEQFFENIDALLKGRALDYVVVNHMEPDHCATLGEIVLRYPGVQVVCNPKTIPIIKQFYNFDIDSRAIVVKENDTLCTGRHTFTFLMAPMVHWPEVMVTYDTTDKTLFSADAFGTFGAMNGNLFADEVNFERDWLDDARRYYTNIVGKYGPSVQTLLKKASGLDIRTLCPLHGPVWRKDISWYVDKYLTWSSYEPEEKAVMIAYGSIYGNTENAANILACKLAERGIRNIAMYDASSTHPSTIISEAFRCSHLVFASATYNGGIFSSMEHVLMDLKAHNLQNRTVALMENGSWGVLSGKQMKEIIGTMKNMTVLEQMVTVKSSLKESQMEELDAMADAIVNSMK, encoded by the coding sequence ATGTACTGTGTAAAGCGCATCAATGATGATTTGTTCTGGGTTGGCGGTACAGACCGGAGGCTGGCCTTATTCGAAAACGCCTATCCTATTCCGCGGGGGGTTTCCTATAATGCTTACCTGCTGCTGGATGAGAAGACTGTGTTGTTTGACACGGTGGACAGGGCAATCACGGAGCAGTTTTTTGAGAACATAGACGCGCTGTTAAAGGGACGTGCCTTAGATTACGTGGTGGTGAACCACATGGAGCCGGACCACTGCGCCACCCTTGGGGAGATTGTGCTGCGGTATCCGGGAGTACAGGTTGTGTGCAACCCTAAAACGATTCCGATTATCAAACAGTTTTATAATTTTGATATTGATTCCAGGGCCATTGTGGTCAAGGAAAATGATACCCTTTGCACCGGACGTCATACATTTACCTTCCTCATGGCACCCATGGTGCACTGGCCGGAGGTTATGGTGACCTATGATACCACGGACAAGACCCTGTTCTCCGCAGATGCCTTCGGCACCTTCGGGGCCATGAACGGCAACCTGTTTGCGGATGAGGTCAACTTTGAGAGAGACTGGCTGGATGATGCCAGACGTTATTATACCAATATCGTGGGCAAGTACGGACCATCTGTGCAGACCCTGTTAAAGAAGGCGTCCGGCCTGGATATCCGTACCCTGTGCCCGCTTCACGGCCCGGTATGGCGTAAAGATATTAGCTGGTACGTGGACAAGTATCTGACCTGGAGCAGCTATGAACCGGAGGAAAAGGCGGTTATGATTGCCTACGGCTCCATTTATGGAAATACAGAGAATGCAGCCAATATCCTGGCCTGCAAGCTGGCGGAGAGGGGAATCAGGAACATTGCGATGTATGACGCTTCCTCCACCCATCCTTCCACCATTATCTCGGAGGCATTCCGCTGCAGCCACCTGGTGTTTGCATCTGCCACCTATAACGGAGGCATCTTTAGCAGCATGGAGCATGTGCTTATGGATTTGAAGGCCCATAACCTGCAGAACAGGACGGTGGCCCTGATGGAAAACGGATCCTGGGGCGTGCTGTCAGGCAAGCAGATGAAGGAAATCATCGGCACCATGAAGAATATGACGGTTCTGGAACAGATGGTGACTGTAAAATCCTCCCTTAAGGAATCCCAGATGGAAGAACTGGATGCCATGGCCGATGCCATTGTAAACTCCATGAAATAG
- a CDS encoding cupin domain-containing protein: protein MIRRKDEMEPVTRHELQKGMGDVTFHTFMTKEEAYGSGRTFARVVFEPGTSIGIHEHHGEFEGYYILKGQALVTDNGVETVLNPGDYHMCKDGDSHGIGCYGDETMEIIALIINVPA, encoded by the coding sequence ATGATTAGAAGAAAAGACGAGATGGAGCCCGTGACCAGGCATGAGCTGCAGAAGGGGATGGGGGATGTGACCTTCCACACCTTCATGACAAAGGAGGAGGCCTATGGTTCGGGCAGGACCTTTGCTCGTGTTGTGTTTGAGCCGGGTACATCCATTGGGATACATGAGCATCATGGGGAGTTTGAAGGGTATTATATTCTGAAAGGGCAGGCCCTGGTAACAGATAACGGTGTGGAAACCGTGCTGAATCCCGGAGATTACCACATGTGCAAGGACGGGGACAGCCACGGCATTGGCTGTTACGGGGATGAAACCATGGAAATCATTGCCCTTATTATCAATGTTCCGGCATAA
- a CDS encoding helix-turn-helix transcriptional regulator — protein MHDYVKTLGTVIRKAREEQGMSQASLAEKLGIDVRTIINIENFRGNPKFEVLYPLVTTLRIPADRIFYPETESMGDSKQQLFWELHSLSEKEALELLPVIRCLAEMMRKHGSENP, from the coding sequence ATGCATGACTACGTTAAAACTTTAGGTACGGTCATCCGAAAAGCCCGCGAAGAACAGGGAATGTCCCAGGCTTCCCTGGCAGAGAAGCTGGGTATAGATGTCCGTACCATTATTAATATAGAAAATTTCCGCGGAAACCCCAAATTCGAGGTGCTTTATCCTCTGGTAACCACTTTGAGAATTCCCGCCGACCGTATCTTTTACCCTGAAACCGAGTCCATGGGCGACAGTAAACAGCAGCTGTTCTGGGAGCTCCACAGCCTGAGCGAAAAGGAAGCCCTGGAACTTCTCCCCGTCATACGCTGTCTGGCCGAGATGATGCGCAAGCATGGGTCTGAAAACCCATAA
- a CDS encoding GGDEF domain-containing protein yields MGEGTEDRMQVYIKHVVLEPGLEMEYAQPLLTLFDELLAWDLASGDSRIIFYTEGRSRLRENRTEQEFQAFAWSHVHPRECRQFQAFFSAVHMKELYGSKHPEKLVYRQRTAEGGYVWVEVVAITAGGGGTMLCYVRDMGKEEQKRYIQEQIIDQYVYKKCDFFLCLDGDTGYYEILQKNDSRIQGQMPHSGNYEQELEECIRKYVVSEDRDLLLEKASMNNVLDVLEREGELMVSYGEKGTDGRYARKLLRYVYFDRQEQKILLMRQDITAEYLEQRRQKKRLSDALLHARIDSLTGLYNRQAVNAKINGILRGAAVMPPSVLLFIDLDNFKTVNDTLGHRYGDKVLCSVAECFRQVLRTSDIIGRVGGDEFVAFLSGVTSLDEARECAGRLCQAVSRIPDLDLKGCGLSCSIGGAVCPRDGRDYDSLLMKADIAVYEAKRRGKNQFAFYEPGMRPHSEP; encoded by the coding sequence ATGGGTGAAGGGACAGAAGACAGAATGCAGGTGTACATAAAACATGTGGTACTGGAACCGGGGCTTGAAATGGAGTATGCACAGCCGCTTCTGACATTATTTGACGAACTGCTGGCCTGGGACCTGGCATCAGGGGACAGCCGCATTATATTTTACACAGAGGGCAGGAGCCGTCTGCGGGAGAACCGGACAGAGCAGGAATTTCAGGCATTTGCCTGGAGCCATGTACATCCCCGGGAGTGCAGGCAGTTCCAGGCGTTTTTCAGCGCCGTGCACATGAAAGAACTTTACGGGAGCAAACATCCTGAGAAGCTGGTTTACCGCCAAAGGACGGCAGAGGGAGGCTATGTGTGGGTGGAGGTGGTGGCCATAACAGCCGGCGGCGGAGGTACAATGCTGTGTTATGTCCGCGATATGGGAAAGGAAGAACAGAAGCGGTATATACAGGAGCAGATTATTGATCAATATGTGTATAAAAAATGCGATTTCTTCCTGTGTTTGGATGGAGACACGGGTTACTATGAAATCCTGCAGAAAAATGACAGCCGTATTCAGGGACAGATGCCTCATTCGGGGAATTATGAGCAGGAGCTGGAGGAATGTATCAGGAAGTATGTGGTGTCTGAGGACAGGGACCTGCTTCTGGAGAAGGCATCTATGAACAATGTCCTGGATGTGTTGGAGCGTGAAGGCGAGCTGATGGTATCCTATGGTGAGAAGGGGACGGACGGCCGGTATGCCCGTAAATTGCTTCGCTATGTATACTTTGACAGACAGGAGCAAAAAATTCTCCTTATGCGCCAGGATATTACGGCAGAGTACCTGGAGCAGCGCAGGCAGAAGAAGCGCCTCAGCGACGCCCTCCTTCATGCAAGGATTGATTCCCTTACAGGTTTGTATAACCGCCAGGCAGTAAATGCCAAGATCAATGGAATCCTTAGGGGGGCCGCAGTGATGCCCCCTTCTGTGCTGCTTTTTATTGATTTGGATAATTTTAAGACAGTGAACGATACTCTTGGCCACCGGTATGGGGATAAGGTGCTGTGCTCTGTGGCAGAGTGCTTCCGCCAGGTCCTCCGTACTTCCGACATAATCGGAAGGGTGGGAGGCGACGAGTTCGTGGCTTTTCTCTCAGGAGTCACATCACTTGATGAGGCAAGGGAGTGCGCCGGACGTCTGTGCCAGGCGGTGAGCCGCATACCGGATTTAGACCTGAAAGGCTGCGGGCTGTCCTGCAGCATCGGAGGGGCTGTGTGCCCAAGGGACGGAAGGGATTACGATTCTCTTCTCATGAAAGCGGATATAGCTGTCTATGAAGCCAAGCGCCGGGGAAAGAATCAGTTCGCCTTTTACGAGCCCGGAATGAGGCCTCATTCCGAGCCCTGA
- the asnB gene encoding asparagine synthase (glutamine-hydrolyzing) codes for MCGIAGFYNPHDHYLKEKEHYESVLQAMAERLRHRGPDDAGRWLSEHGGLSHARLSIIDLAGGHQPMVKSGSGQTFAIVYNGELYNTDELRQELMAAGYSFQTSSDTEVILAGYMEYGPDFVKRLNGIFAFAIMDTALNRLCLFRDRAGVKPLFYTIRGEELIFSSELKGILAYPGVKAQLDLRGLNEVFSVGPARTYGCGVLKDMEELLPGHYLICTPDGIRQQSYWKLVSRPHEDSYERTIEKTSFLVEDSVRRQMVSDVPICTFLSGGVDSSLVSAICAKELKKQGKRLTTFSFDFVDNDKFFRANSFQPSQDRPYVDQMVKFLDSDHHYLECGNLTQADRLFDSVLAHDLPAMGDIDSSMLQFCSMVKEHNKVALTGECADEIFGGYPWFHKKECFEAHTFPWTMDLAPRKALLDDSFLEYLDMDRYVLDTYERSVAETPVLEEDSPEEARRREIAWLNLRWFMQTLLNRMDRTSMYSGLEARVPFADHRIMEYVWNVPWDMKTRDGLVKNLLRQSGKGLLPDEILFRKKSPYPKTYDTAYEKLLVDRVREMMDDSHSPVMDFLDRKKLARFLTSPSDYGKPWYGQLMAGPQMLAYLLQVNFWLKTYHIEVVG; via the coding sequence ATGTGCGGAATTGCCGGTTTTTATAACCCTCATGACCATTACCTGAAAGAGAAAGAACACTATGAATCTGTCCTGCAGGCCATGGCAGAACGCTTACGCCACCGTGGCCCCGATGACGCCGGACGGTGGCTCTCGGAACACGGCGGCCTGTCCCATGCCCGCCTGTCCATCATAGATCTGGCCGGAGGCCACCAGCCCATGGTGAAATCAGGCTCCGGACAGACCTTTGCCATTGTCTACAACGGGGAACTGTACAATACCGATGAACTGCGCCAGGAGCTTATGGCCGCGGGATATTCCTTCCAGACCTCCAGCGACACGGAGGTCATACTGGCAGGCTATATGGAATACGGCCCTGACTTTGTAAAACGCCTGAACGGTATCTTTGCCTTTGCCATCATGGACACGGCCTTAAACCGTCTGTGCCTGTTCCGGGACCGGGCCGGGGTAAAACCTCTGTTCTATACAATAAGAGGCGAGGAACTCATTTTTTCTTCCGAGCTCAAAGGAATCCTGGCCTATCCCGGCGTCAAGGCGCAGTTAGACCTCAGGGGACTGAATGAAGTGTTCTCCGTCGGGCCTGCCAGGACCTATGGCTGCGGCGTCCTAAAGGACATGGAGGAACTGCTTCCGGGCCATTACCTCATATGTACCCCTGATGGAATCCGCCAGCAGAGTTATTGGAAGCTGGTCAGCCGTCCCCATGAGGACAGCTATGAACGAACCATTGAGAAAACATCATTTCTGGTGGAGGATTCCGTGCGCAGGCAGATGGTTTCAGATGTGCCCATCTGTACCTTCCTCTCGGGGGGCGTGGATTCCAGCCTGGTGTCTGCCATCTGCGCAAAGGAACTGAAAAAGCAGGGAAAGCGCCTGACCACCTTCTCCTTTGACTTTGTGGACAACGATAAGTTCTTCCGGGCCAACTCCTTCCAGCCCTCCCAGGACCGCCCCTATGTGGACCAGATGGTAAAATTCCTGGATTCCGACCATCATTACCTGGAGTGCGGAAACCTGACCCAGGCTGACCGTCTGTTTGATTCTGTCCTGGCCCATGATCTGCCGGCCATGGGGGATATCGACTCCTCCATGCTCCAGTTCTGCTCCATGGTCAAGGAACACAACAAGGTGGCCCTGACCGGGGAATGCGCCGACGAAATATTCGGCGGCTACCCATGGTTCCATAAAAAGGAATGTTTTGAAGCCCATACCTTCCCGTGGACCATGGACCTGGCCCCCAGAAAGGCCCTGTTGGATGACAGCTTCTTAGAGTATCTGGACATGGACCGGTATGTGCTGGACACCTATGAGCGCTCCGTGGCAGAGACCCCTGTCCTGGAAGAGGATTCCCCGGAGGAAGCAAGGCGCCGGGAAATCGCCTGGTTAAACCTGCGCTGGTTCATGCAGACCCTTCTCAACCGCATGGACCGCACCAGCATGTACTCCGGGCTGGAGGCAAGGGTTCCCTTTGCGGACCACCGAATCATGGAATACGTCTGGAACGTGCCCTGGGACATGAAAACAAGGGACGGACTGGTAAAGAACCTGCTCCGCCAGTCAGGAAAAGGACTTCTCCCGGATGAAATACTGTTCCGGAAAAAGTCCCCCTATCCTAAAACCTATGATACCGCCTATGAAAAACTGCTTGTGGACCGTGTAAGGGAAATGATGGACGACAGCCACTCCCCGGTAATGGACTTCCTGGACCGGAAAAAACTGGCCCGCTTCCTCACCAGCCCCTCTGACTACGGAAAACCATGGTACGGCCAGCTCATGGCCGGCCCTCAGATGCTGGCCTATCTCCTCCAGGTCAACTTCTGGCTGAAAACCTATCACATTGAGGTGGTGGGCTAG